A region from the Gossypium hirsutum isolate 1008001.06 chromosome A08, Gossypium_hirsutum_v2.1, whole genome shotgun sequence genome encodes:
- the LOC107949060 gene encoding dof zinc finger protein DOF2.1, whose amino-acid sequence MDPSSRQYQEMPNPTLGNMMVSTKGNEQQERKPRPQPEQALKCPRCDSTNTKFCYYNNYSLSQPRYFCKSCRRYWTKGGTLRNVPVGGGCRKNRRSSSSSSTSSKRSQDQLFMSSNTNLPPVDTSELSLAIARLQKQANVHLGFDENELPVLGNPNSFGLLGNQNHFQGFYNYGFENSGGETMMLPYNNDEEIISDATIRTTSNGMVAAMKQEVVSDGNKSDENQNQWGLQWQLNGDHGNNYYNMVDFDSVRENWSGLSSTWHGLLNSPLM is encoded by the exons ATGGATCCTTCAAGCAGACAATACcag GAGATGCCTAATCCTACATTGGGAAACATGATGGTTAGCACCAAAGGAAATGAACAACAAGAGAGGAAACCAAGGCCACAACCAGAACAAGCATTAAAATGCCCAAGATGTGATTCAACCAACACCAAGTTTTGTTATTACAACAATTATAGCCTTTCACAGCCAAGGTATTTTTGTAAGTCATGTAGGAGATATTGGACCAAAGGTGGCACATTGAGGAATGTTCCAGTGGGTGGAGGGTGTAGGAAAAACAGaagatcatcatcatcatcatcaacatcatcaaaaAGGAGTCAAGATCAACTATTTATGTCATCCAATACCAACCTCCCACCAGTTGATACTAGTGAACTCTCCTTAGCCATTGCTAGGCTCCAAAAGCAAGCCAATGTTCACTTAGGGTTCGACGAAAATGAACTCCCCGTTCTCGGAAACCCTAACAGCTTCGGCCTTCTCGGTAACCAGAACCATTTCCAGGGTTTTTATAATTATGGGTTCGAAAACAGCGGTGGGGAAACGATGATGTTACCGTACAACAATGACGAAGAAATCATCAGTGATGCAACGATAAGGACGACATCGAATGGTATGGTAGCGGCGATGAAACAAGAGGTTGTTAGTGATGGTAACAAAAGTGATGAGAATCAAAATCAATGGGGTCTCCAATGGCAACTCAATGGTGACCATGGGAATAATTATTATAACATGGTTGATTTTGACTCGGTGAGAGAAAATTGGAGTGGACTCAGTTCAACTTGGCACGGACTTCTTAATAGTCCTTTGATGTAG